The Bos mutus isolate GX-2022 chromosome 12, NWIPB_WYAK_1.1, whole genome shotgun sequence genome includes a window with the following:
- the LOC102265864 gene encoding uncharacterized protein: protein MPRSSITTEDCDMPCRENTYISQWRRNNGIPVPSPGLNKLLLAVCTCIITWSRMSLGQPAGSRKRVIDIWNTAEALQLSPASIGQPTANPQDMLHKTDVLLRLRRIIQRCFYPPPTYPAWAGPRGAGRGSGSVCDSWERPPEWMVGALNRAMEESSEPQLDAKSKVTSQVSEWPSSPVPRPALLGKGWATEPGPSPAPGSCGMMPP from the exons ATGCCAAGAAGCTCCATTACCACG GAAGACTGTGACATGCCTTGtagagaaaatacatatattag TCAATGGAGAAGAAATAATGGTATTCCAGTTCCAAGTCCAGGCCTAAATAAGCTTCTGCTTGCTGTTTGTACTTGTATCATCACCTGGAGCAGAATGAGCTTGGGCCAGCCTGCTGGTTCCAGGAAGAGAGTAATAGACATTTGGAACACAGCAGAAGCACTTCAGCTGAGCCCAGCCTCCATTGGCCAACCCACTGCTAACCCTCAAGACAT GCTCCATAAAACTGATGTCTTATTGAGACTAAGGAGAATAATACAAAGATGTTTCTATCCTCCCCCCACGTACCCTGCATGGGCCGGGCCTCGAGGGGCGGGAAGAGGAAGCGGAAGTGTTTGTGACTCCTGGGAGCGTCCGCCAGAGTGGATGGTGGGAGCCCTGAACCGTGCTATGGAGGAGTCCAGTGAGCCCCAGTTGGATGCTAAGTCCAAG GTCACCAGCCAGGTGAGTGAGTGGCCATCCAGTCCCGTCCCCCGCCCGGCTCTGCTGGGCAAGGGATGGGCGACTGAACCTGGCCCTTCGCCCGCCCCCGGCAGCTGCGGGATGATGCCACCGTGA